GCACGTAGAGACGGATCACCGGTGCAAGGGGTGCGCCCATACGGGGCGGTTGAAGAAGTTCTTTAAAGATATGGGTGTACAGTACCATTTCGAAAAGATAAAGATACTGGATAAAGATACTAAGACGACATCATGTTTCTGGTGCTCCTGGAACAGGAGGAAGGCACTCTTCATGGCGGCTGACAGGTTAGGCTGCAATAAGGTGGCGCTGGGCCACCATGCGGATGACATAATAGAAACGCTCTTTCTCAATATATTCTACCATGGTGAATTCTCGGCGATGAACCCCAGGCAGGAGCTCTTCGGGGGGCGTCTTACCATAATACGCCCTTTATGCTACGTGGAGGAGAACGCCATGCGCAAATTTGCCAGGGAGAGCGATTTCCCGCCGCAGACGTGCGCCTGCCCGAATTCGCAGGTCTCGAAGCGCCGCGCTGTCAAAAAGATGATAAGCGAGATCGAGAAGGACTGCGAATATGTAAAGAAGAACATATTCAGGAGCATCACGCGTATAAATAAAGAGTATACACAGATCAAAGGGTCTGTGGATGATTATGATTAAAAATCAAATGACGGAAGGGGGTGAATCATAATGGCGGAGAAAGTCGCAAAGGTAGGTATAAAGCGCAAAAAGGGATATCTCTATTACGTCGATAAGAAGGGCAACGTAGTTGAGACGAAGATGGCGAGAGGTAAATCCAAGGGCGGCGGCGGTAAGGTCATCGCGCGTCCGGGCGTGAAGAAGGTAAAAGGTTACCTCTACTTCATCGACAAAAAGGGAGATGTCGGCAGGGCGAAGATGAGAAGGGGCGGGAGGAAGTAACCGCTTCCTGGTATAACAGTAGCAAGAGGACAGGGTAAGCGTTTTGCGCTTATTCTGTCCTCTTGTGTTATTTTTACATATATGCTAATATTACCCTAATACCATAATATATATGAACGAACGGGATGTTATATTCATAAAAGGCGCGCGGGAACATAACCTGAAGGGTCTCGACCTGGAGATACCCCGCAGGAAACTCGTAGTCGTCACGGGCCTCTCCGGCTCCGGGAAGTCGTCGCTTGCATTCGACACCATCTACGCCGAAGGGCAGCGCAGGTATGTGGAGAGCCTCTCCAGTTATGCCAGGCAGTTCCTCGAACAGCTGCAGAAACCAGACGTCGAATATATCGAAGGGTTGTCGCCGGCTATAAGTATAGAGCAGAGGACGGCCGGCTCGAACCCCCGTTCTACGGTGGGGACGCAGACCGAGATCTATGATTACCTGCGGCTCCTCTTCGCGCGGATAGGCATGCCCCATTGCCCGGTTTGCGGCAAGCCGATAACCAGGCAGACGTCGCAGGAGATCGTCGAACAGATCACCGCCCTGCCGCCGGGGACCAAGGTCCTGATACTAGCGCCGCTCGTGCGCGGTAAGAAGGGGGAGTACAGAGACATCTTCCAGAAGGTGAGAAAAGACGGGTTTGTCAGAGTGCGCGTTGACGGCAAGATAACGGAACTGGAAAAGAAGATAGCTCTGGATAAGAACAAAAAACACACTATAGAGATAGTGGTTGACCGTCTCGTCCTGAAAGATGACGCAAAGAAGCGCCTCACCGATTCGGTCGAGACGGCCCTCGAGGCCGGCGGGCGTCTCGTGATCGTTTCGACGGAAGATAGCGGCGGATACAGAGACCGTCTCTTCAACGAACAGTATGCCTGCGCGGACTGCGGGGTGAGCATAGAAGAGATAGAGCCGAGGATATTCTCCTTCAACTCCCCGTACGGCGCCTGCCAGGTATGCGGCGGGCTCGGCAACAAGATGGAGATAGACCCGGAACTTGTGATACCGGATAAGTCAAAGGCGGTCCTGGACGCGGTAGATGCCTGGCGGCGCGGAGGCAAAGGGCTTTATATATATTACAGGCGCCTCCTGCGTTCCCTCGCGCACAGGCATAACTTCGACGTCGAAACGCCTTTCAGGGACCTCCCCAAAGATATCAAAAAGATAGTCCTTTACGGCGAAGGGAACGACGGCGGGTGGGGCTCTTTCGAGGGCGTTGTGCCGAACCTCGAGAGGCGTTTCCGGGAGACGGAGAGCGAATTTATAAAGACCGAGATAAATAAGTACATGTCTGTCCTGCCTTGTCCCGCATGTAAAGGCACGAGGTTAAAGGCGGAGAGCCTCTCCGTCACCATCGCGAAGAAGAACATAGCCGGGGTCTGCGCCCTCTCCATAAAAGACCTGAAGACGTTCTTTGCGCGTCTCTCTTTGAGCGGGACGCAGTCGGAGATCGCGCACCAGGTGCTGAAAGAGATACGTTCACGCCTCCAGTTCATGGTGAACGTGGGGCTCGATTACCTGACGCTCGACAGAAGGAGCGGCACTCTCTCCGGAGGAGAGGCGCAGCGGATACGGCTTGCGACCCAGATCGGCTCCGGCCTCGTCGGGGTTATATATATCCTGGACGAACCGAGCATAGGGTTGCATCAGAAGGATAATTCGAAACTGCTCGATACGCTGATCGCTCTCAGGGACCTGGGGAACACCCTTATAGTAGTGGAACATGACGAGGCAACGATACGGAAGGCGGATTACATCATAGACCTGGGGCCGGGCGCAGGTGAGCACGGCGGCCGGATAATCGCCAGAGGGTCGCTAAAAGATATACTCGATTCCAAAGATTCGCTGACAGGCAAGTATCTGAGGGGGGAATCGAGTATCCCCGTCCCGCGCGCAAGACGGCTCCGTGATGACAGGAGAGTGCTCACGATAACGGGCGCCGGAGAGCATAATCTCAAGAATATAGACGTTCATATACCTCTCGGCCTTTTTGTCTGCGTGACGGGTGTCTCCGGCTCCGGCAAGAGCACGCTCGTCGACGAGATCCTCTACAGGGCCCTTGCAAAGCGATTGTACAGGTCCAAAGAGAAGCCGGGCGCCCATAAGAAGATAACGGGTATAGAGCATATCGATAAGGTCATCGTGATAGACCAGTCGCCGATAGGCAGGACGCCGCGCTCGAACCCGGCTACATATACGGGCGCTTTCGCCCCGATACGCGACCTCTTTTCCAGGCTCCCGGAAGCGAAGGTGCGCGGCTACAGGTCCGGCAGGTTCAGTTTCAACGTAAAGGGCGGCAGGTGTGAAGCGTGCATGGGGGACGGGATAAAACAGATCGAGATGCATTTCCTGCCCGATGTCCATATACAATGCGAAGTGTGCAAGGGTAAACGGTTTAACGAACAGACGCTCAATATCAGGTATAAAGGATATTCGATCGCCGATGTCCTTGAGATGTCGGTCGAGGACGCGCTCGGTATATTCGAGAACGTGCCGTCCGTAAGGAATAAGCTGAAGACGCTCTATGAGGTGGGCCTCGGCTACATAAGGTTGGGGCAGTCGGCGACCACCCTTTCCGGAGGAGAGGCACAGAGGATAAAACTTGCCACAGAGCTCTCCAGGACGTCGACGGGGAGGACATTCTATATACTTGATGAACCGACGACCGGGCTTCACTTTGCGGACATAGAGAAGCTCCTGGGTGTATTGCATGCGCTCGTGGAACAGGGCAATACGGTCCTGGTGATAGAACATAACCTCGATGTGATAAAGACGGCGGATCATATAATCGACCTCGGGCCGGAGGGCGGGGACGACGGCGGAGAGGTGGTCGCTGAGGGTCCTCCCGAAGAGATAGCGAAGACGAAGGCGTCGTATACGGGGAAGTATCTAGCCGAGGTATTAAAATAACGTAGGGTATAGGGTATGGGGTATAGGGTATCGGGTATAGGGTATAGGGTGAAGGTATGGGCGGGAGCGATCGCGGTCCTTTCAGCCATCTTATGCTCATCCTCCGCCGTATTTGCGGAGGAGGGGCAGGAAGAGAACGATATCATATTTGTGAAGAAGGCTTTCAGTGACGGATTCTACGACCTGGCGCAGGAGCGCATAGAGAGTTTTCTCGCTTCATATCCCCGCACATCCCATCTCTATGAGATGCACCTGCTCTTGGGCAGGTGCTTCTATTATCAGAACAATCCCGCAAAGGCCCTCTATGAATTTGACATAGTCCTCGCTGCCCCCGCGGGGGCAGCGCTGCAGGACGAGGCGTTATACTGGGAAGGCGAGGTCTATTTCAGGAGCGGCGATTTCAGGAAGTCACTGGAGCTTTATCAGAAGGTGATCGATAATTTTCATTCGTCAAAGTACGGCGGGTATGCCCTTCACGGCAAGGCGTGGGCGTATTACCGGCTCGGTTTCTTTGAAGAGGCGATAAAGTCGTTCCGCGAGGTGGTCGCCAGATATCCTTTCGAAAAGATAGCCGTGGAGTCGCAGTTCAAGATAGGAGAATGCAGCCACCTCCTGGGGAAGTACGACGAGGCGATACGGGAACTGAAGGAATTTATAGATAAATTCCCGGTTTCCGAGAGGGTCGCGGAGGCCCATTATATGATCGGCGAGTCCGATTTCTATCTAAGCAACTATCGCGAGGCCGTAGTCTCCTTCAGGAAGGCAACGGCCATCTCGCCCAAGGCGAAGTGGGCCCCTTTCGCTCTTTACAGGATAGGCCGCTGCCTATTTCATCTGGGCGATTACGCCCAAAGCGCGGTGGAATTAAAGAATTGTCTTACAAATCCCGAGAACGACCTGCTCGCCAGCCTTTCGTACCTGGGCCTGTCCCAGGACTATGAGGCCATGGGCCTTTACGATAACGCCATAGAGGCCTGCGACGATATCATACAGAAATACGGTAATAGCGACGCAGCGCCGGAGGCATACTATAGAAAGGCGAAGCTATTATACGACCGGAAGAAATACAAGGATGCGGAGATCGCGTGCCTGGAGGCCATCGAAAAGTTCCCGAAATCGGAATATATCGACGAATTCCACTACGTGCTGGGACTGGCGTATGGGATGCTGGGTGAGGACGAAGAGGCGATCGCGGAGCTGGGATGGGCGGGGGCGCACTCGAGCGATGTGAACCTTGCTTCGTCGGCCCTGTGCAAGATAGGCGATATATACATAGACAGGAAGGATCTTAAGGAAGCGGCAAAGAATTTCGAGATAGTCCTGAGAGAGCACCCCGACAGCCAATGGGCCGATTACGCGCAGTACCAGCTGGCCAGCATATTCCTTTGGACCGACAGCTTCGACCAGGCGATCCTGGCTTACCAGAGCGTGATCACAAATTTTCCCGATACGACACTCAGGGAAAAGGCGGTCTTCCAGCTGGGCATGGCGTATTTCAAGCGCAGGGATTTTGAGCACGCCTCAGCCGAATACGGGAGATCGATCGAAGAATTCCCGGACGGCGAGATGAAGGACCGGGCAAGATTTTATCTTGCCAATTCACTGTACAATCTAAATAGGTTCGAGGAGGCGCTCGAGGCATTCAAAAAGGTGGCAAAGGAAACGCCTTCCGAAGAGCTGAGGATGACCTCGCGCTACCAGATCGGATGGTGTTATTACAACCTGCACAAAGAGACCGAGGCCGCAGACGAGTTCGGCCGTTTCCTGAAAGAGTACCCCGGTTCAGATATGGCCTCCGATGTCTATTTCTGGTTCGGCGAATACTACAGGGCGAAGGCGCGGTACGACAAGGCGAAAGAATATTTTGAGGCCGTGATGAAAGACCGCGCGTCGGGCGATATCGCAGACCAGGCGTTATACCAGCTGGCGCAGACCCTCGCCGTTGAGGGGAAAGGGGATGAGGCCATAGCGCGTTTCAAGGAACTGGCCGTACGGTCTCCCGGGGGCCCGCTCGAGAATACCGCATATCGCAAGATCGCCGCCATGGAAAAAGAGAGAGGCAACTTCGATTCCGCCATATCTTATTTCAGGAAAGCCATAACCGCGGAGAACAGTGAGCTCAACGCGCAGATCGAGTATGAGATCGCCGAATCGCTCGAAGGGAAAGGTGCGTATGCCGAAGCCGCCGAGGAATATCTGAAAGTCCCCTACCTGTATTCCAAGTGGTCATTCTGGTCCGTGCGCTCGCAGCTTAAATGCGCTCAAATTTTTGAGCGGCTTGAGAGATGGAACGACGCAAAGAAGATGTATGAAAAACTCGCGGGCATGGATGTCGAGGAGTCGAAATTCGCGAAAGACCGTCTCGAATGGCTGAGGTGGAGAGGGGAGAAGTAAGGAACTTTACGAGGAGGATGTTATGTGGGATATGATACAAAAGGGCGGGCCGATGATGTACCTGATAATGGTATCGTCGGTGCTGGCATTTGCCGTATTCATCGAGCGGTTGTACCACCTGAACAGGGCCCGCATAGATGCCGATAAGTTCATGGACGACGTCACGAATATTTTAAAGAGGAACAGGATAATAGAAGCTATAGAGATGTGTAATTCTACACCAGGCCCGATCGCCCATATAGTCAAGGCGGGCATCCTGAAGCACGACAGGTCAAAACCGGAGATAAGAGAGGCCGTCGAGGAAGCCGGGCAGCTTGAGATACCGCGGCTGGAACGCCACCTCCCTGTGCTGGCCACCATCGCGCATATAGCCCCCCTCCTGGGGCTCCTCGGCACGGTCACAGGGATGATACGGTCTTTCCAGGTGATACAACAGAAGACGCTTTCCATGGTGCCGGTAAATCCGGGAGACCTGGCCGGGGGCATATGGGAATCTCTCCTGGCGACGCTCGCGGGCCTCTCCGTAGCCATACCGACATACGTTGCCTATAACTATCTGGTGAGCCAGGTAGGCGGCCTCGTATACGATATGGAGAGGAGCGCCACGGATCTCGTGAACCTGCTCTCCTCGCGAAGGGACACGTATGAGGTTTAAGACCCGTCTGAAGATAGAGAAGGGCCTTCTGGACATGACGCCGTTACTCAACGTCTTCTTCCTTCTTCTTATCTTCTTTCTCTTCACATCAAGTTTCATATTCCAGCCCGGCATAAGGGTGAACCTCCCCAAGGCAGTGACGAGCGAGGTGATACCGCAGGAGAATGTCGTGATCGTCATCACCAGGGACGATAAGGTCCATTTCAATGACCGCGAGATGTCGCACGACGAACTAGTTTCAAACTTAAGGATAATAGCGAAAGAGAAGGCGTCCCTTCTCATAAAGGCGGACAGCAGGGCCTCCCTGGGTCGTATCGTAGAGATATGGGATATGTGCAGGTCAGAAGGCGTCTCCCAGATAAACATAGCAACGCACCAGTGAAGATATGGTCAGGATGATAAAAGACAGGATCTTTATAACCGCGTTCGCAGCGTCGCTGGTGTTGCACGTATTCTGGCTATCTATGGTAACGGTGGTATCGCCCCCGGTAGACGCGAAGAAGACAAGGTTCTCTAAGGTGGCTTTCCTGGGTCCCATACTTGAGAGGGGTGTCTTTAAGGTCGGCATCGGACCGCGGGAGCGCACGTTCCTGGAAGAACGCTATTTCAAGAATATCAATAGCATCGAAACGTCTTTTTCGGATAAAGTCAAGACGGCCCCGGCAGCGGTTTTTCGCCCGACGCCCGCTAAAGGGGATGAAAATAGAGCGGACAGGGAGAGGTTACTGGACCTTGTGGAAGGCGCGGTAACCGGTCATAAAGCGGAACCGTCTTCTTTAATAGAATAGTTGTTATTCTCTTATAATTATGATAAAATTAGATATATCGGCATTGATCTTTTTCTATATGCTCTCATCGGCCGTCATCATCCTGATCGTATGGGCGGTATCCGGCGAGAGGAAGAGGGGACGCAGCGCGGGTAAAGAAGCGGGTTATATCTGGAAGTGCTCGGTCTGTTTTCATAATTACATCGATTCAAAACATGAGGATATATCTCTCTGCCCGGTATGCGGCAGTTACAACAAAAAAGAGGGGGTGGACGTATGATCACCGAGATCGGTATTACCGCCGGAGACATTTGGCACTATCTTGACACTCACGGGAAGAGTTCTCTGGACCAGATCGTTATGGGCATCGCTACCGAGAGGGACCGGGTTCTCATGAGCATAGGCTGGCTTTCCCGGGAAGGCCATATTATAGTGGAAGGGAAGAGCCCTAATTACCAGGTATATCTGCGGGGAAGATAATACGAGAAGGGGGATGTATGGAAGAGAAGAGGAGCCTCAGGGATGAGGAGAAAGTACCGATAGTAGCCCCTCTGAAAGTATTGGGTCAGAAGACCATCAATAAGCGTTTCGGATGGTGGTCCGCGGTCGTCCTGCTTGAAAGTTATGGAAGAAAGCAGGTATGCTTCTACCTGTGGCAAAAGAAAGAAGACGGCGGGTGGAAGAGGAAGCAGAAGTTCGCGATCCATAACCAGGAGGACTGGGAGCTGATCCAGGATGCCGTTAACGGCATGATAGGGGAGCTGACGTAAGGCGGACGCTCACTGAACGATTTCCCGAAGATGTATCACGATGCCGCGCAAGAGGATTGCTCTATATCCCGATGGTAACGCCTCCGGCATCGGTACCCGCGTATTTCCGACCTCAAATAACCGATAATTTTCCTAGAGACGCATATGGGCAAAGGGCATATTATAATACTGGTCACCTGCGGATCGATGAAAGAGGCCGATACTGTCGCAAGTTCGCTCCTGAAGAAGCGCCTGGCGGCGTGCGCGAATATAATAGACGGGGTGCGGTCGCGGTTCTGGTGGCAGGGGAAGGTCGACTCTGCAGACGAGGTGCTCGTCCTTTTTAAGGCGCCCGCCGGTAATTTCCGGGCTATCGAGAAAGAGGTGAAGCGCCTCCATAGTTACGATGTGCCGGAGATCATTGCGATACCGATCACAGCCGGGAGCAGGGAATATCTCAACTGGATAGACGAAAGCGCGGGCTAGAGATTTAGCTTGTAAAAAGGGGTAGGATTTTTTATCATATACCTTATGTAGCTCGGGGCCGTAGTAAAGCGGGATTACGCAGCGTTCGCAACGCTGAATCACGGGTTCGATTCCCGTCGGCTCCACCATATTACGTGGTGTTTACGGGCAGGTTATAAGGTAACTTATAGGAGAATCGAAGCCCGCGAGCGCCGAGCGAAGCGAGGAAAAGGCCTCTGGCCGGCAGCGAGCGGACTGGCTACGCAGGCGGCCTCTGGACGCCGAAGTAGCCGATTCCCGTCGGCTCCACCATCCTGCTTCGCCATTCAATGAGAAAAAACTCGGGTATGGCTTCACAGAGATTACGGCAGGTTATGATGAATAAACCGATCTTATTCTTAACCTTAACCCTAACCCTGGCCTTAACCTTTTCATCATATGCCTCCGACACCAAGCAGGCGGACCTGGCCGGCAATTGGTATCCCGCCAACAGAGAGGAGCTGATATACCTCCTGGGCGGTTATCTGGAAAGCGCCGATCCGGATGATGTAGAAGGGGAGATATTCGCCATAATAGCGCCCCATGCCGGCTACAGGTTCTCAGGTCCCGTTGCCGCCCATGCCTTTAAGGCTGTACGCCGGAAAGCGGTGAAGACGGTCATCGTAATAGGGTTCGCCCACCGGAAGTTCTTTGACGGCATATCTATATATGACAGGGGGAGCTTTACGACCCCGCTCGGCGAGCTTTCCGTTGACACGGAACTTGCGAAGAAGATAAGCGCCGGGAACCCGAAGATATCGTACTACCCGGACGCCTTCAGCGGCGAAAATTCGATAGAGATGCAGCTCCCGTTCATACAGATGGTCTTCGGTGATGCCAGGATCGTGCCCATAGCCTTCGGCAATCAGTCGTATGAATATGCCGTTATCCTCGCAGATGCCCTGAGCGCCGCCTTAAAAGAGAGGGATGATTGCCTCATCGTTGCCAGTACGGATATGTCACACTACCATCCGTATGAAGAGGCGAAGGCCATCGATAGCCATGCGATACGCCTTCTCGAATCGAAGAAGGTGAAGGAGCTATATGATGAAGTGAGCCTCCGTATATGCGAGTTTTGCGGGGTCCTTCCCGTCGCCGCCACTTTACTCGCCGCGGAGAAACTGGGTTTCGGGGATATCAGGATATTGAAGTACGCCAATTCCGGAGATACGTTCGGTCCTAAGGAAGATGTAGTGGGATATGTGAGCGCGGTGATATACAAAAAGTCACCAGTCACCGGTCACCAGTCACCAGCGGGGACGAATTATAAGCCGCGGGGCTCGGAAGACGGGAAGGGAGAAGGGAAGATGCTCAATGAGACACAACGAAAGCGGTTGTTGCAGATAGCGAGGGAGTCGGTCACGGGTTTTGTGAGAGACGGGAAGAGGAGACGCTTTACCGAAAGCGATCCCGTGTTGAATATGCCCATGGGGGCGTTCGTGACCCTTCATGAGGGCGGAGAGCTGAGGGGGTGCATCGGCAACATGATAGGCCAGGGACCGTTATATCAGACCGTGGCGGATATGGCCATTGAGGCAGGAACGGGTGATCCCAGGTTCCCGGCGGTCTCTTCCGCGGAACTTGATAAGATAGAGATCGAGATATCTGTCCTTTCTCCGATGAAGAGGGTCTCGGGGCCGGATGAGATCAAAGTGCCGGGCCACGGCGTCATCGTAAGGCAGGGGGGCATGAGCGGCGTCTACCTGCCCCAGGTCGCCGAGGAGACCGGGTGGAGCAAAGAAGAGTTCCTTACGAGCCTCTGTGCGCATAAAGCGGGTCTTGCGCCCGACGCGTGGAGAGATCCGGCAACAGAGATGTACGTATTCACAGCCGAGGTATTTGGCGAGAAAGGGGGAAAAAGGTGAAGAACAGGAATTTGATCATAGGCATAATAGTCGCAACGGTAGTGCTTGTAATATTTTTGGCGATGCAGGGAAAACCGGCGAAGAAGGCCGTAAAGAAGGCGGTCCCCGCGGCGGGAAAGGCACAGCCCGGTCTACCCGCCAAGAAGGCGATATCCAAAGATAAAGGAGCGCTTACGGTAAAGGCGACCGATTCGAAGGGCAAAGAGGTCAACGTCAGGATAAAGGCATTCAGGTCGTATGACGCCAGGTCAAGTTTATATGATACCTCCTTTGCGGCAAACAGGATGCAGGAGCTTTCACCGGGCAATTATGACCTTGAGATCGAGACGACCCCGGCCAAGATATATAAAGGCGTCAATATCGCCAAAGGTAAAGAACATGTAGAGGATCTCGGCGCTATCACCGGCGCCGTACTGGTAAAGGCGACGGATTCCAGGGGAAAGGCGGCCGCATATCCGGTGAGGGCCGTATATTCCAGGACGACCTTGATGGTCGCGAGCGGCACTATGAACAGGCCCCTGGAGCTTGTGCCGGGTGCGTACGATATAGAGATATGGACGGCCCCGCGCCAGCTTCGCAGAGACGTAAAGGTCGAAGCGGGGAAAGAGAATCTTATAGATCTCGGCTGCGCTACAGGGTCCCTCATAGTGAAGACCGCGGACGAGAGCGGTAAAGCGGTAAAGAGCAATGTAAGGGTGACGAGGCCGGAGAACGGCGAAGCCGTATTGTCGGGAAAGGACGGACAACCGATGGAGCTCCTGCCGGGCATCTATGATGTCGAGACGATGGCAGGGCCAAGGCATGTGAAGAAAGGTAATACCGTAAAGGCGGGCGAAGAGACGGTAGTGGAATTGATCATACAGGCGCCCAAACCCGCACCTGCGGCTGCGCCGGCAAAGCCGAAAAAGTAAGGCAGTTCGATATATGGGCAGATTTTACGTTCCGCCGGAGGCGGTTAAAGGGAAGACCGTTATCATAAGCGGGAGAGAGGCGCATCATATCATAAACGTGATGCGCCTCAAGAGATCAGACGGTGTCGTTACGTTCGACGGATCCGGCAGGGAGTATGCCGGCATAATAAAGGATATAAGGGGAAAGACCGTAGAGGTCGAGATAATATCGACGCGGGAGCCCGTGCGCGGAACAGGCCTTCAGGTCACGCTCGTCCAGGCGCTCCCCAAGAAAGAGAAGATGGACTATATAGTGGAGAAAGGGACTGAACTGGGTGTCGCTTCCATAATACCGGTGATGACCGAGCGGACCATAGTCGACTGGGACGGTCCCAGGAGACAGGGCGCGGTCGCGCGGTGGCGTAAAATAGCGACCGAGGCCGCAAAACAATGCGGGAGGGCCGACATCCCCCTCATAGCCGATGTGACGGAGCTTAAGGGGTTCTTTAACGCGCCGCCGGAGCGCGACGCGGGTATTATAGCCGCACTGAGCGAAGATGCCGCACCCCTTAAGGAGGTCCTGGGGGCGTACCGTTCCGCCCGCCGCATATCCGTTCTGATAGGGCCCGAAGGTGACTTTACGCCCCATGAGATCAAAGAGGCAAAAGACAAAAAATTCAGGGTGGTTAACCTGGGGCCGCGTGTCCTGAAGAGCGACACGGCAGGGCTTGCGGTCCTGGCGATCATTGACTATGAACTATCAGGCCGGACAGTATAAAAGATTCTTTATAAAGACGCTTGGCTGCAAGGTCAACCAGTACGAATCCCAGGCTATCAGGGAGGACCTTGTAAGGAACGGCTTCAATGAGTGCGTCGCGGAAGATACCGCGGATATATATATCGTAAATACATGCACCGTCACAGGCAAAGCGGATAAGGAGTCCCGCCACTGGATAGGCCTCTTCCATGGCCTGAATCCCGGCGCCCGGATAGTCGTGACCGGTTGTTATACGGAAAAGAACGCGCATGAGCTGGCGGCCATGCCGGGCATATCGCACATAGTCAGGAACAGCGATAAGAACCGCATGGGGGAGATACTCGGCTCCGGAGGAGACCGCTTAAGGCCTGCCGCGCCGCTTGCGATCAGCGATTTCAAGGGACATTCGAAGGCGTTCGTCAAGATACAGGACGGATGCGAGAATTCCTGCTCTTATTGCAAGGTGCCTTCGGTCCGCGGACCGCTTACATCAAGACCGCTGAACGAGATATTGGAAGAGGCCCGGCGTCTCGTAGAGAACGGTTTTAAAGAGATAGTCCTCACGGGTATATGCCTGGGCGCATGGGGGAAAGACCTTGCCTCTAACGCCATAGCCGAAGAGATGGGGATAGCGGCCATGGGCCTTACGGATCTCCTGAAGGAACTCGACAGATCCCCCCGCGATTTCAGGATACGCCTGAGCTCCATAGAGCCCAGATACATCACCGGCGAACTCATAGAGTTCATGTCAAAAAATAAGAGGATCTGCCGCCATCTGCATATACCTTTCCAGTCCGGGGACGATGAGGTGCTCAGGCGGATGAATAGGCCGTACACCGCGGGCTATCAGAGAGACCTGGCGGCCAGGATCAGGCACGACATGCCGGACATAGCCATAA
This DNA window, taken from Candidatus Omnitrophota bacterium, encodes the following:
- a CDS encoding ATP-binding protein, which codes for MRPLTRTGNYISTRIGRAIADYKLVEDKDRILVAVSGGKDSLSLLKLLNERKKWAPVSYELIAMHVETDHRCKGCAHTGRLKKFFKDMGVQYHFEKIKILDKDTKTTSCFWCSWNRRKALFMAADRLGCNKVALGHHADDIIETLFLNIFYHGEFSAMNPRQELFGGRLTIIRPLCYVEENAMRKFARESDFPPQTCACPNSQVSKRRAVKKMISEIEKDCEYVKKNIFRSITRINKEYTQIKGSVDDYD
- the uvrA gene encoding excinuclease ABC subunit UvrA; amino-acid sequence: MNERDVIFIKGAREHNLKGLDLEIPRRKLVVVTGLSGSGKSSLAFDTIYAEGQRRYVESLSSYARQFLEQLQKPDVEYIEGLSPAISIEQRTAGSNPRSTVGTQTEIYDYLRLLFARIGMPHCPVCGKPITRQTSQEIVEQITALPPGTKVLILAPLVRGKKGEYRDIFQKVRKDGFVRVRVDGKITELEKKIALDKNKKHTIEIVVDRLVLKDDAKKRLTDSVETALEAGGRLVIVSTEDSGGYRDRLFNEQYACADCGVSIEEIEPRIFSFNSPYGACQVCGGLGNKMEIDPELVIPDKSKAVLDAVDAWRRGGKGLYIYYRRLLRSLAHRHNFDVETPFRDLPKDIKKIVLYGEGNDGGWGSFEGVVPNLERRFRETESEFIKTEINKYMSVLPCPACKGTRLKAESLSVTIAKKNIAGVCALSIKDLKTFFARLSLSGTQSEIAHQVLKEIRSRLQFMVNVGLDYLTLDRRSGTLSGGEAQRIRLATQIGSGLVGVIYILDEPSIGLHQKDNSKLLDTLIALRDLGNTLIVVEHDEATIRKADYIIDLGPGAGEHGGRIIARGSLKDILDSKDSLTGKYLRGESSIPVPRARRLRDDRRVLTITGAGEHNLKNIDVHIPLGLFVCVTGVSGSGKSTLVDEILYRALAKRLYRSKEKPGAHKKITGIEHIDKVIVIDQSPIGRTPRSNPATYTGAFAPIRDLFSRLPEAKVRGYRSGRFSFNVKGGRCEACMGDGIKQIEMHFLPDVHIQCEVCKGKRFNEQTLNIRYKGYSIADVLEMSVEDALGIFENVPSVRNKLKTLYEVGLGYIRLGQSATTLSGGEAQRIKLATELSRTSTGRTFYILDEPTTGLHFADIEKLLGVLHALVEQGNTVLVIEHNLDVIKTADHIIDLGPEGGDDGGEVVAEGPPEEIAKTKASYTGKYLAEVLK
- a CDS encoding tetratricopeptide repeat protein, producing the protein MGYRVSGIGYRVKVWAGAIAVLSAILCSSSAVFAEEGQEENDIIFVKKAFSDGFYDLAQERIESFLASYPRTSHLYEMHLLLGRCFYYQNNPAKALYEFDIVLAAPAGAALQDEALYWEGEVYFRSGDFRKSLELYQKVIDNFHSSKYGGYALHGKAWAYYRLGFFEEAIKSFREVVARYPFEKIAVESQFKIGECSHLLGKYDEAIRELKEFIDKFPVSERVAEAHYMIGESDFYLSNYREAVVSFRKATAISPKAKWAPFALYRIGRCLFHLGDYAQSAVELKNCLTNPENDLLASLSYLGLSQDYEAMGLYDNAIEACDDIIQKYGNSDAAPEAYYRKAKLLYDRKKYKDAEIACLEAIEKFPKSEYIDEFHYVLGLAYGMLGEDEEAIAELGWAGAHSSDVNLASSALCKIGDIYIDRKDLKEAAKNFEIVLREHPDSQWADYAQYQLASIFLWTDSFDQAILAYQSVITNFPDTTLREKAVFQLGMAYFKRRDFEHASAEYGRSIEEFPDGEMKDRARFYLANSLYNLNRFEEALEAFKKVAKETPSEELRMTSRYQIGWCYYNLHKETEAADEFGRFLKEYPGSDMASDVYFWFGEYYRAKARYDKAKEYFEAVMKDRASGDIADQALYQLAQTLAVEGKGDEAIARFKELAVRSPGGPLENTAYRKIAAMEKERGNFDSAISYFRKAITAENSELNAQIEYEIAESLEGKGAYAEAAEEYLKVPYLYSKWSFWSVRSQLKCAQIFERLERWNDAKKMYEKLAGMDVEESKFAKDRLEWLRWRGEK
- a CDS encoding MotA/TolQ/ExbB proton channel family protein, coding for MWDMIQKGGPMMYLIMVSSVLAFAVFIERLYHLNRARIDADKFMDDVTNILKRNRIIEAIEMCNSTPGPIAHIVKAGILKHDRSKPEIREAVEEAGQLEIPRLERHLPVLATIAHIAPLLGLLGTVTGMIRSFQVIQQKTLSMVPVNPGDLAGGIWESLLATLAGLSVAIPTYVAYNYLVSQVGGLVYDMERSATDLVNLLSSRRDTYEV
- a CDS encoding biopolymer transporter ExbD; translation: MRFKTRLKIEKGLLDMTPLLNVFFLLLIFFLFTSSFIFQPGIRVNLPKAVTSEVIPQENVVIVITRDDKVHFNDREMSHDELVSNLRIIAKEKASLLIKADSRASLGRIVEIWDMCRSEGVSQINIATHQ
- a CDS encoding winged helix-turn-helix domain-containing protein gives rise to the protein MITEIGITAGDIWHYLDTHGKSSLDQIVMGIATERDRVLMSIGWLSREGHIIVEGKSPNYQVYLRGR